Proteins from a genomic interval of Streptomyces sp. NBC_00820:
- a CDS encoding SAM-dependent methyltransferase, with protein sequence MTPTLVREHLSHAGSEPPRVNVCARARDWSEIQERMLVPLHEAVYDRLEVGPATRLLGLRCGSGLALLTALSRGAAVTGVDSCPELLALARERLLPDTRPGTPPGTRARGDARLVEGSPGDVAGEAAGDAAGAGTPAYSLVTVFEPIGCLAGDSEGLAELLASALPLTERGTAVVLVGWGPPERCATASVLRVATKLADPLRSARSWRPARRDDLEEVAQRAGLRPDGSGRVACPFGYADSDSAVRGLLSTGLFDAAIAATDGKQVDKELAEALHPHRRPDGTVWMPNVFRYLIARVP encoded by the coding sequence ATGACACCTACGCTCGTGCGGGAGCACCTGTCGCACGCGGGTTCCGAACCGCCCCGCGTGAACGTGTGCGCACGCGCGCGTGACTGGTCCGAGATCCAGGAGCGGATGCTGGTACCGCTCCACGAGGCCGTCTACGACCGGCTCGAGGTGGGCCCGGCCACCCGGCTGCTGGGTCTGCGCTGCGGCTCCGGGCTCGCCCTGCTGACGGCGCTCTCCCGGGGCGCCGCGGTCACCGGCGTGGACTCCTGTCCGGAACTGCTCGCCCTGGCGCGCGAGCGGCTGCTGCCGGACACACGGCCCGGCACACCGCCCGGCACGCGCGCGCGGGGGGACGCCAGACTCGTCGAGGGCTCACCCGGGGACGTGGCCGGGGAGGCCGCAGGGGACGCGGCCGGCGCCGGGACGCCCGCGTACTCACTCGTGACCGTCTTCGAGCCGATCGGCTGCCTCGCCGGTGACTCCGAGGGCCTCGCCGAACTGCTGGCCTCCGCGCTGCCGCTGACGGAACGCGGAACGGCCGTGGTGCTGGTCGGCTGGGGCCCGCCGGAGCGGTGCGCCACCGCCTCGGTGCTGCGGGTCGCGACCAAGCTGGCCGACCCGCTGCGCAGCGCGCGCAGCTGGCGGCCCGCCCGCCGCGACGACCTCGAGGAGGTCGCCCAGCGCGCCGGGCTGAGGCCCGACGGCTCCGGCCGGGTGGCGTGCCCGTTCGGCTACGCCGACAGCGACAGCGCCGTACGGGGGCTGCTGTCGACAGGGCTGTTCGACGCGGCGATCGCGGCGACCGACGGCAAGCAGGTGGACAAGGAGCTGGCGGAGGCCCTGCATCCGCACCGGCGTCCGGACGGGACCGTGTGGATGCCCAACGTCTTCCGCTACCTCATCGCCCGGGTTCCCTAG